AGTAGCTTCCCGTTCGACGTGGGCGACGAATAGGCGAACTGCCCCGCCAAGATCGCCTGGACGCTTGCGCCATGCCCGCGACAGGCGGTCGAGCCCCGGCACCGACGCCACCGCGGACGCCGCACGTCGGTCCTCGTCGTCAGGAGTGGGATGGCCACTGAAGATGATCAGGTCTGGCTCACCGCGAGCAAGTACCGAAAGCAGTTGCGTTGTGGGGTTCCATTCCGAAGGCGGCCGATCGCCCTCAGCTCCGTACCGCATGCCCTGCGAGATCCAACGTCCGCGCCACTCCGAGTAGCTGAAACCCTGATCGTCGTCCTGGTAGCCAAATTGAAACTCGCAGCAGGGGCAGTACTCGAACGATGCTCCACCGCTCGTCGGCGAGCGGGGTTCGGCGATCTGGTCAGGTGAGCCACAAATCGGGCAGAGAATCTCCATCCGATCGAGGTCCGTTGGATGGTCGGCGTTCGGTATCGACATGCTCTTCGTCCACTCCACGCGGTATCGAGGCTGGCGATTTCATTAGCCGCCCGAGATAGTGTCGTAGATGACGGCTTCATGTCATCCCTCCGAATCATCTGCGGTCCGGTCGATGCATGAGCGCCTGTCGAAGAGGCGGTGTGCAGGATCACCGCGAGTACAGGACGACCCCACGCTCGATGAGCAGCTGCCGATATCGCGACTGCTCCTGCCCTGCGACGACCATCTCCACGATGCATTGGCCGTCCTCGTGTCTATTCGTCGCTGTCGCGATAGCTTCCCGCGCGCTGTGGGCGGCCTCACCTTCGACTTCTGCGGCGAACACACGAACTTCCCCGCCAAGGTCGCCTGGACGCTTTCGCCATGTACGTGACAGGCGGCCGAGTCCCGCCACCGACGCAGCCGCGGACGTCGCGCGTCGGTCCGTGTCGTCGAGGGTGGGATGGCCACTGAAGATGATCAGCTCTGGCTCACCGCGGGCAAGCAATGTCATCAGCTGAGTGATGGCGTCCCACCCGGCCGGTGCCTTGCGATCGTGGGATCCGAACCGCATGCCCTGAGAGATCCACTTCCCTCGCCACTCCGAGTAACTGAAGCCTTGGTCGTCGTCGTCATACCCGAACTGGAACGTGCAGCATGGACAAATGTCAAAGGATGCTCCACCGCTGTCGACCGACCGTGCCGGGAGTGGCATTTCAGCGTAGCCACAGATTGGGCACTGAAATGAGATATCGGATTGCCGCAGAGCAGGTGCGTTCATCGTTGCTGCCTCACTGTGTCGGCCCGTGAACAGCCACGGGTGGCGATCGCGGTACGAGTCATCGGCGTATCCACCAACGTATCGGGTCGCCTGGCTGTGATAGCCAGTAGCTGCTCCCCGCCTTCGGTAGGTAGTAGGTGACGATCGAGCTATCAGTTTCCGTGATGAGAAATCTGTTTGTCGCCGGGTCGTAGAACTTTAGGCGCGGACCGACGTTCTGCAAATCTACGACTGCCGAATACAGGCCCTGCACGGCCTCACGGTGAAATGCGCAGGCTGCCTTGATGTAGTCGTCCTCCGTCGAGATCTCGACGAAGTCCGTCTTGTGCTTTCTTAGGTGCTCCTCGAGTGTGTGGGGGTGCGCCCAACCCGTCGCGGGCGGTATGTCCTCAGGTGACAGATTCCATGGCTTGCCGGCGACGTGGTCGGCCCGCAAAGTTGCCGAAAGTCGCGCGGCACTCGCTTCCGCGGTGACCGACTGGCCGGCCAGTCCGGCTTCGGCGGCTTCGCTGGTGTCGGCGGCGATGCCTTCGCCGCCGGCCGCGAGGGCTCCGACGTTCGCAAGAGTGTGTCCGAACGCCTTGTCCGGCTCCTTGGACCACTCGTCGGCGTCCACAAAGGAGCGTCCGACGCCGACCCAGGCCTGCTCCATCGCGTAGGGGTGTGCGACATCGGTGAGGGTGGACATGCCTTGCCAGGACGCCGCGAACTGGTGCGGGTCGGTGACGGCGGCGCCGGTAAGCGACCACAGGCCCTTGCCCATATCGAGCAGACCGTCGCCGACGCCTTCGGCCACGTGCGCGGCGCCGTGGAGTGCTTCGCCGATGCCGTGTGTGAATCGGTGCCAGATGCTCGGCTTGGTCGGTGCGTGACGTTCGGCATCGGCAAGTGCGGTCTGGGTGAGTCGGGCGGCGATGTCGACCGAGGCATGGGCGTCGGCGAGCAATCGCGCGGCGCCGGCGCGGTGGGTCTCGCCAGGGTCGTCCGGCGGCGGTCGCGCGACATCGACGGTGATCCTGGTGTGGCTCGCGGAACTGGCGCGTTCGGAGGCCGTCTCGGCGGCCCGGTAGGCGCCCATGCGGCCCTGCCAGGCCGACGATAACTGCTCCGCCTCCTGGTAGCGCAGCACGGCACGAGCCGCGGTCGTCTGGGCGTCGCGCAGCACGTCGGCGTAACGCAGCACCGCCAGCTTGGCTTGGCCGAACGCCTCGCCGGCGTCCTCGTATCGGCCCGGCTGCTGGTCTGCGATGGCCCGGAAGGCGTCACCGGCCGCGCCCATCCACTCGCCGGATCCGACCGCGCGCAGGTTCGCGGCCGCCTCCGTCATGCCGAGCACGAAGGCGCCGAGACCTGCGGCCAGGACCTCGAGTTGGTCCGGGTCGCCGGGTACGAGCGCACGCGGGTCGGCGACGCCCGAGAGCTCACCGCTCAACGAGCCCGGCTTTCGCGACCCTTGCGTCGACCTGGCGGTAGGCACCGCTGGCGTGGCCGACAGCCGCTGCGAGGTGGCGGGTGTCGCTGACCAGACACCCGCACCCGTAGGACCAGCGATCCAAGAAGGACCCGATCGCGGCCGTGACAGATGGACGGCCTGCGCCGGCGGCGTAGGACATGAGCCGACTCCGATGCCGGGCCACGTCCTCGGCGACGTCGACGCTCTTCGCGAGGTCGCGGGCAACGGCCTGCAGGGACACCGGGTCGACAACGATCAACGGCATCCGCAACCTCCGGAGTCTCGGACTCGAGCTAGCGACGTGGCTCGTCGTTTCTAGTCGTTCCGCGGCCGTTGTCGCTGGCGCTGTCCACAGGCAGCAACTGTCGAGCCACGAGATCTCCGGCGCATTCGGTCCACTGTGGACCGGCCGTGTCAAGCCTGGTGCCGGCAGCACGTCCGTGGCACTGTGACCGCGTGATCACGACGCTGAACTCGACGGCTGCTGCGCTACTCGGAATGCTGCATGACCGGCCGATGACCGGCGGCGAACTCGTCGCCGCTGCGGACGACCGGTTCGGTGCCTTCTGGAATGTGACGCGCAGTCAGGTCTACCGCGAGCTTCCCGTCCTCGCCTCTTCCGGCCTCGTCAAGCTCGGCAAGGCGGGCGCGCGGGCCGCCCAGCCTTACTCGATCACTCCGGCGGGCCGCAAGGCGTTCGCGGCCTGGCTGGCCGAACCCGCCGGTCCGGACCACTCGCGCAATCCGTTGCTGCTGCGGCTCGGCTTCGGTGCGCAACACAGCCGGTCGCAGTTGCGTCGCCTGGTCGCCGACGCGCGGTCGGAGCACGAAGCGGCCCTCGCTACCCATCGCGACCGGCTCATCGAACTCCGCCGGGACGGCGCCGACGACTACCTCGTCGCCACCACCGAGTTCGGCGTCGCCTACGAGAAGGCGTTGCTCAAATGGCTGGCCGCTCTCCCGCACGCCTGACCGGCTCTCGTGTCCGGCCTCCGGCAGCACCCGTGCCGTACCCTGGACGGTTGTGACCGCCCCCGACTTCCCGTCCACCCTCAAGGACCTGTCCACGACGCTCTCGTCGATCGAGACGGTCCTCGACATCCCCGCGATGCGCCTCGAGGCCACTGAGCTGGAGGAGCAGGCCGGCCAACCGGACCTGTGGGACGACACCGAGCGCGCGCAGCGGCTGACCACCCGGCTCGCGATGGTCAACAACGACATCAAGCGGGTGGCAGACCTGCGCCGTCGCGTCGACGACCTCGCCGTACTGCATGAGCTCGCCGAGGCCGAGAACGATCAGGCCACCCGCACCGAGGTCGAGGGCGAGCTGGCGAGCGTCCGGCGGCTGATCGACGAGTTCGAGGTCCGGACCCTGCTCTCCGGGGAGTACGACGCCCGCCAGGCGGTCGTCACGGTCAAGTCTGAAGCCGGCGGTGTGGACGCCGCCGACTGGGCTCAGATGCTGCTGCGGATGTATCTGCGCTGGGCGGAGCGCCACGGCTATCCCACCGAGGTCTACGACACGTCGTACGCCGAGGAGGCCGGCATCAAGTCGGCGACCTTCACGGTGAAGACCCCCTACGCCTACGGCACGCTGGCCGGCGAGCACGGCACCCACCGGCTGGTCCGGATCAGCCCGTTCGACAACCAGAACCGGCGGCAGACGTCGTTCGCCGGCGTCGACGTGGTGCCGGTCGTCGAGTCGACCGACGAGATCGAGATCGACGAGAGCGAGATCCGGGTCGACGTCTACCGGTCGTCCGGGCCGGGTGGCCAGGGCGTCAACACCACCGACTCCGCGGTCCGGATCACCCACCTGCCGACGGGCATCGTCGTCTCCTGCCAGAACGAGCGCTCCCAGCTGCAGAACCGGGCCAGCGCCATGGGCGTGCTCCAGTCCAAGCTGCTGGAACGTCGCCGGCTCGAGGATGCGGCCAGGATGGATGAGCTACGCGGCGACGCCGGAAATAGCTGGGGCAATCAGATCCGCAGTTATGTGCTGCATCCATACCAAATGGTGAAAGATCTCCGCACTGAGGTGGAGACCGGAAATACCACCGGAGTTCTCGACGGCGAAATCGACAGCTTCATCGAAGCGGAGATTCGCTGGCGGCGTCAACAGGAAGTCAGCGCCTAGAAACTGCCGGTTAGGCGACCCGTACGTAGTAGGCGAGCAAACAGGCTATTGCCGCCAGCGCCGCGAGGACGGGCACGAGGAGGGCCTGCCAGTCGGGGCTGTGGTGGTGCAGGTCACTGCGCATTTGCCGACAGACTGGGCATCTGGCATCTACAACCCGCCCTGAGCAGGACGCACATACCAGCTGTTCGCAGCACATCAGAACCCCCTTCTGGCCCATCCTTCGAGCTCGCGATCCTTACACCCGAGAGCCGGACAGGCGCATATCACATTCAACGGTAGACTCGCCCTTCGTGATCCGCCTCAAGAACGTGACCAAGCTCTATCCGGCCAGTAAGCGGCCGGCGCTCGACGATGTCGGTATCGAGGTCGAGAAGGGGGAGTTCGTCTTCCTCATCGGACCCTCTGGCTCCGGCAAGTCGACCCTCCTCCGACTCCTCCTCAAGGAGGAGGACCCTACTCGCGGTTCGGTCAATGTCGCGGGCAAAGAGCTGACCAAGCTCTCCCGGTGGAAGGTCCCGGCGCTGCGCCGCACGATCGGCTGCGTCTTCCAGGACTTCCGCCTGCTGCCCAACCGGACGGTCTCGCAGAACATCGGGTTCGCCCTCGAGGTGATCGGAAAGCCTCGCCGTACGATCAAGAAGGTCGTTCCCGAGGTCATCGAGATGGTCGGCCTCGAGGGCAAGGCCAACCGGCTCCCCAATGAGCTGTCGGGTGGCGAGCAGCAGCGCGTGGCGATCGCCCGCGCCTTCGTCAACCGGCCGCTGGTCCTGCTCG
This genomic stretch from Mycobacteriales bacterium harbors:
- a CDS encoding PadR family transcriptional regulator, which produces MITTLNSTAAALLGMLHDRPMTGGELVAAADDRFGAFWNVTRSQVYRELPVLASSGLVKLGKAGARAAQPYSITPAGRKAFAAWLAEPAGPDHSRNPLLLRLGFGAQHSRSQLRRLVADARSEHEAALATHRDRLIELRRDGADDYLVATTEFGVAYEKALLKWLAALPHA
- the prfB gene encoding peptide chain release factor 2, whose protein sequence is MTAPDFPSTLKDLSTTLSSIETVLDIPAMRLEATELEEQAGQPDLWDDTERAQRLTTRLAMVNNDIKRVADLRRRVDDLAVLHELAEAENDQATRTEVEGELASVRRLIDEFEVRTLLSGEYDARQAVVTVKSEAGGVDAADWAQMLLRMYLRWAERHGYPTEVYDTSYAEEAGIKSATFTVKTPYAYGTLAGEHGTHRLVRISPFDNQNRRQTSFAGVDVVPVVESTDEIEIDESEIRVDVYRSSGPGGQGVNTTDSAVRITHLPTGIVVSCQNERSQLQNRASAMGVLQSKLLERRRLEDAARMDELRGDAGNSWGNQIRSYVLHPYQMVKDLRTEVETGNTTGVLDGEIDSFIEAEIRWRRQQEVSA
- the ftsE gene encoding cell division ATP-binding protein FtsE, encoding MIRLKNVTKLYPASKRPALDDVGIEVEKGEFVFLIGPSGSGKSTLLRLLLKEEDPTRGSVNVAGKELTKLSRWKVPALRRTIGCVFQDFRLLPNRTVSQNIGFALEVIGKPRRTIKKVVPEVIEMVGLEGKANRLPNELSGGEQQRVAIARAFVNRPLVLLADEPTGNLDPDTSQDIMLLLERINRIGTTVLMATHDNNIVDAMRRRVVELNMGRLVRDQARGVYGVGR